The Pseudomonas bijieensis DNA window AGCTTTGGCTCGACCTCGAGGATGTGACAAGTCTTGCCCCCCGGTGCGCAGCAGGCGTCCAGCACCCGTTGGCCGGGCGCCAGTTCCAGCAGGTCGGCGGCCAGTTGGGCGGCTTCGTCCTGGACGCTGATCCAGCCCTCGGCGAAACCCGGTAGTGCACGCACATCGCCGGGGGTTTCCAGCACGATACCGTCGCGGCTGTACTGGCATGGGATAGCCGGGATGCCCGCCTCGCCCAGTAATGCCAAATAGGCGTCGCGACTATGGTGGCGACGGTTGACCCGCAGGATCATCGGCGGATGGGCATTGTTGGCCGCGCAAATGGCTTCCCATTGTTCGGGCCAGAACGCCTTCAGGGATTTCTGCAACCAGCGCGGGTGGGCGGTGCGCACCACCGGATCGTGTTCCAGTTCGGCCAGCAGGGTTTCGCTTTCTCGCTGGGCGCGGCGCAACACAGCATTGAGCAGGGCCTTGGCCCAGGGCTTTTTCAGCTTGTCGGCGCAGCCCACGGTTTCGCCGATGGCGGCGTGGGCCGGAACGCGGGTGTAGAGCAGTTGATAGAGCCCCACCAGCAGCAGCGCCTCGACGTCGGCATCGGCGGCCTTGAAGGGCTTCTGCAACAGCTTGGCCGCCAGGGCCGACAGCCGAGGCTGCCAACGGGCGGTGCCGAACGCCAGGTCCTGGGTGAAGCCGCGATCACGGTCTTCGACCTTGTCCAGTTGGGTCGGCAGGGAACTGTTCAGCGAGGCTTTCCCGCTGAGTACTGCGGCGAGTGCCTTGGCGGCGGCCAGACGCGGGTTCATGAGGCGTCCGTCGCTTGGCCGAGATGGGTGCCGACGGCAAATTTCTCACGGCGGCTGTTGAACAAATCGCTGAAGCTCAGCGCCTTGCCGCCGGGCAGTTGCAGGCGTGTCAGGCACAACGCCTGCTCACCGCAGGCCACCACCAGACCGTCCTTGCTGGCACTGAGGATTTCACCCGGTGTGCCCTTGCCTTCGGTGCGGCTGGCGGCCAGCACTTTCAGGGCTTCGCCGTTCAAGGTGCTGTGGCAGATCGGCCAGGGGTTGAAGGCCCTTACCAGGCGCTCCAGCTCGATGGCCGGGCGGCTCCAGTCGATGCGGGCCTCGTCCTTGTTCAGTTTGTGCGCGTAGGTGGCGAGGCTGTCATCCTGCACTTCGCCTTCCAGCGTGCCGGCGGCCAGGCCGGCAATGGCCTGGACCACGGCCGGCGGGCCGATCAATGCGAGGCGATCATGCAGACTGCCGCCGGTGTCTTCGGCGCTGATGGGGGTGCTGACCTTGAGCAGCATCGGCCCGGTGTCCAGGCCGGCTTCCATGCGCATCACCGTGACGCCGCTCATCGCGTCGCCGGCTTCCACGGCGCGCTGGATCGGCGCCGCACCGCGCCAGCGTGGCAGCAGCGAGGCGTGGCTGTTGATGCAACCCAGGCGCGGGATGTCCAGCACCACTTGCGGCAGGATCAGGCCGTAGGCGACCACCACCATCAAATCCGGCTTCAGCGCCGCCAGTTCGGCCTGGGCTTGGGCATCACGCAGGGTCGGCGGCTGCAACACCAGGAGACCATTCTCCAGGGCCAGCTGCTTGACCGGGCTGGGCATCAGTTTTTGCCCGCGACCGGCCGGGCGATCCGGCTGGGTGTAGACCGCGACGATTTCGTGGGGGCTGGCCAGCAGGGCCTTGAGGTGTTCGGCGGCAAATTCGGGAGTGCCGGCAAAGACGATGCGCAGTGGCTCAGTCATGGGAAGCTCTCAGTTACAAAGCAGTCGCAAAAAGGAAAAGGCTTGCCGCGGCAAGCCTTTGAAGGGGGGCATCAAGCATTCTGGCGATGAAGTTTTTCCAGTTTTTTCTTGATCCGGTCACGCTTGAGGGTCGACAGGTAATCGACGAACAACTTGCCGTTGAGATGGTCACACTCGTGCTGGATGCACACCGCCAGCAGGCCTTCGGCGATCAGTTCGTAAGGTTGACCGTCGCGATCCAGGGCCTTGATCTTGACCTTCTGTGGGCGGTCGACGTTTTCGTAGAAGCCCGGCACCGAGAGGCAGCCTTCCTGGTATTGGTCCATCTCGTCGGTCAGGGTTTCGAACTCGGGGTTGATGAACACCCGCGGCTCGCTGCGGTCTTCGGAGAGGTCCATCACGACGATACGCTTGTGCACGTTGACCTGGGTCGCGGCGAGGCCGATGCCTGGCGCCTCATACATTGTTTCAAACATGTCGTCGACCAACTGACGCACTTCGTCGTCCACTACGGCCACCGGTTTGGCGATAGTGCGCAGGCGCGGGTCCGGGAATTCGAGAATGTTCAAAATGGCCATAAGCTTGATAAATGCACGTGTGAGGTAAAGTCGGGTGGCTGGCCTGGCGTGTCTTGGGATGCAGGCTACCGTTGTAAAACGTTGCTCTTGTGAAGAATAGCGCCTCACGGAGCGAGCCACGGGGGCTCTGGCGTTTTACGCGAACGCACATAATAAAGGGATTCACCGCATGAGGAAATCACTACTCGCCCTGCTGCTCCTGGTCTCGGCCGGTATCGCGCACGGGCAAGTGCAACTTCGGGAAGGTTTTCCCCAGCAATACACAGTGGTGACGGGGGACACACTCTGGGACATTTCCGGCAAATACCTGCGCGAGCCGTGGAAATGGCCGGAGCTCTGGCAGGCCAACCCGCAGATCGAAAACCCCAACCTGATCTATCCCGGCGATACCCTGTCGCTGGTCTACGTCAACGGCCAACCGCGCCTGACCCTCAATCGCGGCGCCTCGCGCGGCACGATCAAGCTGTCGCCGCGCATTCGCAGCTCGCCGGTGGCCGATGCCATCCCGAGCATCCCGTTGCAAGCCATCAACAGTTTTTTGCTGAGCAATCGCATCGTCGACACGCCTGAGGAGTTCAACAAGGCGCCGTACATCGTCGCCGGCAACGCCGAGCGGGTCCTCAGCGGCATGGGGGATCGGGTCTTTGCCCGTGGCTCGTTCGATGCGGGCCAGTCGGCCTACGGCATCTTCCGCCAGGGCAAGGTCTACACCGATCCAGAGACCAAGGAATTCTTGGGCATCAACGCCGACGACATCGGCGGTGGCGAGGTGGTCGCCACCGAAGGCGACGTCACCACCCTGGCCCTGCAACGCACCACCCAGGAAGTACGCCTGGGTGATCGCCTGTTCAGCGGCGAAGAGCGCTCGATCAATTCGACGTTCATGCCCAGCGCGCCGAAATCTGACATCAACGGGTTGATCCTGGACGTGCCCCGGGGCGTGACCCAGATCGGCGCGCTGGACGTGGTCACCCTGAACAAAGGCCGCCGTGACGGACTGACCGAAGGCAATGTGCTGGCGGTGATGAAGACCGGGGAAACCGTACGCGACCGCATCACCGGCGAGTCGGTGAAAATCCCCGATGAGCGGGCCGGCCTGCTGATGGTGTTCCGCACTTACGACAAGCTCAGCTACGGCCTGGTGCTGTACGCCTCGCGCTCGTTGGCAGTGCTCGACAAGGTCCGTAATCCATAACGGGTCTCACAAGTTACCAACAGAGTTATCCACAGCTTGTTCCCGTTTGTACGGGGCTTATAACGGTCAAGGATGATCGCATGTCACTACCTGAATCTGCTCCGGTTTCCCCTGCGGAACTGGAGGCCCGGCTACGCCTTCACCGCTTGCCGGAACTGGGACCCAAGCGGTTCATGACCCTGATGGAGGCCTTCGGCTCGGCGTCCAAGGCCATCAGTGCACCGGCCAGCGCCTGGCGCGCATTGGGCTTGCCGCTGGCCTGCGCCGAGGCCCGGCGCAGCCCGGATGTGCGTGACGGCGCCGCCCACGCATTGGCCTGGCTAGAGCGCGCGGGCCAGCATTTACTGATGTGGGACCAACCCGACTACCCGGCGCTGCTGGCGCAAATCAGCGACGCGCCGCCACTGCTGTTCGTCGCTGGCGATTCCACCATTCTGGAAAAACCCCAGCTGGCGATGGTCGGCAGTCGCCGGGCATCGCGGCCAGGCATGGACACCGCGGCGGCGTTTTCCCGAAGCCTGGCCGGGGCCGGTTTCGTCATCACCAGCGGCCTGGCCCTGGGTATCGATGCGGCGGCCCATCAGGCGGCGCTGGATGTGGGCGGGCGCACCGTCGGGGTGCTGGGCACCGGCCTGGAAAATTTTTATCCACAGCGCAATCATCGGCTGGCGGACGCGATGATTGCCCAAGGCAGCGCGGTAGTGTCGGAGTTCCCGTTGGACGCCGCGCCCCATGCCAGCAACTTTCCGCGTCGCAACCGGATCATCAGCGGTTTGTCCCTGGGTGTGCTGGTGGTCGAGGCCAGTGTCGCCAGCGGCTCGCTGATCACCGCCCGACTGGCGGCGGAACAGGGCCGCGAGGTGTACGCCATCCCTGGATCGATCCATCACCCCGGGGCCCGAGGCTGCCATCAGTTGATCCGCGACGGTGCCGCACTGGTGGAAACCGTCGAGCACATCCTCGAAGCGTTGCGCGGTTGGCAGCAGTTGCCGTTGGCTGCGATGCCTGAGCCGGTGACCCATCCGCTGCTACGCCTGCTGCATGCCGCGCCGCTGAGCAGCGAG harbors:
- the rsmB gene encoding 16S rRNA (cytosine(967)-C(5))-methyltransferase RsmB gives rise to the protein MNPRLAAAKALAAVLSGKASLNSSLPTQLDKVEDRDRGFTQDLAFGTARWQPRLSALAAKLLQKPFKAADADVEALLLVGLYQLLYTRVPAHAAIGETVGCADKLKKPWAKALLNAVLRRAQRESETLLAELEHDPVVRTAHPRWLQKSLKAFWPEQWEAICAANNAHPPMILRVNRRHHSRDAYLALLGEAGIPAIPCQYSRDGIVLETPGDVRALPGFAEGWISVQDEAAQLAADLLELAPGQRVLDACCAPGGKTCHILEVEPKLAGVVAVDLEAKRLVRVKENLERLGLEAELIAADGRDTATWWDGKPFQRILLDAPCSATGVIRRHPDIKLTRQPDDIAALAVLQGELLDALWLTLEVGGMLLYATCSTLPTENTEVIDAFLARTPGARELDIASQAGLKQPHGRQLLAQEGGHDGFYYAKLIKIAAARG
- a CDS encoding LysM peptidoglycan-binding domain-containing protein, whose amino-acid sequence is MRKSLLALLLLVSAGIAHGQVQLREGFPQQYTVVTGDTLWDISGKYLREPWKWPELWQANPQIENPNLIYPGDTLSLVYVNGQPRLTLNRGASRGTIKLSPRIRSSPVADAIPSIPLQAINSFLLSNRIVDTPEEFNKAPYIVAGNAERVLSGMGDRVFARGSFDAGQSAYGIFRQGKVYTDPETKEFLGINADDIGGGEVVATEGDVTTLALQRTTQEVRLGDRLFSGEERSINSTFMPSAPKSDINGLILDVPRGVTQIGALDVVTLNKGRRDGLTEGNVLAVMKTGETVRDRITGESVKIPDERAGLLMVFRTYDKLSYGLVLYASRSLAVLDKVRNP
- the dprA gene encoding DNA-processing protein DprA, producing the protein MSLPESAPVSPAELEARLRLHRLPELGPKRFMTLMEAFGSASKAISAPASAWRALGLPLACAEARRSPDVRDGAAHALAWLERAGQHLLMWDQPDYPALLAQISDAPPLLFVAGDSTILEKPQLAMVGSRRASRPGMDTAAAFSRSLAGAGFVITSGLALGIDAAAHQAALDVGGRTVGVLGTGLENFYPQRNHRLADAMIAQGSAVVSEFPLDAAPHASNFPRRNRIISGLSLGVLVVEASVASGSLITARLAAEQGREVYAIPGSIHHPGARGCHQLIRDGAALVETVEHILEALRGWQQLPLAAMPEPVTHPLLRLLHAAPLSSEALADASGWGLPKVLAALTELEMEGRATCDNGRWFAR
- the fmt gene encoding methionyl-tRNA formyltransferase, producing the protein MTEPLRIVFAGTPEFAAEHLKALLASPHEIVAVYTQPDRPAGRGQKLMPSPVKQLALENGLLVLQPPTLRDAQAQAELAALKPDLMVVVAYGLILPQVVLDIPRLGCINSHASLLPRWRGAAPIQRAVEAGDAMSGVTVMRMEAGLDTGPMLLKVSTPISAEDTGGSLHDRLALIGPPAVVQAIAGLAAGTLEGEVQDDSLATYAHKLNKDEARIDWSRPAIELERLVRAFNPWPICHSTLNGEALKVLAASRTEGKGTPGEILSASKDGLVVACGEQALCLTRLQLPGGKALSFSDLFNSRREKFAVGTHLGQATDAS
- the def gene encoding peptide deformylase — encoded protein: MAILNILEFPDPRLRTIAKPVAVVDDEVRQLVDDMFETMYEAPGIGLAATQVNVHKRIVVMDLSEDRSEPRVFINPEFETLTDEMDQYQEGCLSVPGFYENVDRPQKVKIKALDRDGQPYELIAEGLLAVCIQHECDHLNGKLFVDYLSTLKRDRIKKKLEKLHRQNA